The Synechocystis sp. PCC 7509 genome includes a window with the following:
- a CDS encoding IS1 family transposase, whose protein sequence is MWSFVGKKANQRWLWHAIERQSRKVLAYVFGTRCDEVFVQLKA, encoded by the coding sequence ATGTGGAGCTTCGTTGGAAAAAAAGCTAACCAAAGGTGGTTGTGGCACGCTATTGAGCGTCAGAGCAGAAAAGTTTTAGCCTACGTTTTTGGGACACGTTGTGATGAAGTTTTTGTCCAATTGAAAGCTTGA
- a CDS encoding IS1-like element transposase, which yields MALNGSGIRDTARVLHISTSTVIKELKKQTQLQPVDLLMLKQSDCESMVVDICVAKLDLMTIGMESKKR from the coding sequence ATGGCTCTTAACGGCAGTGGAATTCGAGATACAGCAAGAGTATTGCATATTAGCACTAGCACTGTTATCAAAGAACTAAAAAAACAAACCCAATTGCAACCAGTGGATTTATTAATGTTAAAGCAATCTGATTGCGAATCAATGGTGGTTGATATTTGTGTAGCTAAACTAGACTTGATGACGATTGGGATGGAATCGAAAAAACGATGA
- a CDS encoding IS1096 element passenger TnpR family protein codes for MKADQLTSKVLLIVEQGNSYRQIVGVLHLSKTTVNEIVKRYRQSNPKSQIEIKQPNMANQLQSKAKSVYQLKITLKDFSPPIWRRVQVNRYITLGKLHQIIQSSMGWTNSHLHGFSIGGVEGDVAKVLI; via the coding sequence GTGAAAGCAGACCAATTGACTTCCAAGGTATTACTGATAGTGGAGCAAGGTAATTCCTACCGTCAAATTGTGGGGGTATTGCACTTGAGTAAGACGACGGTTAATGAAATTGTTAAACGATATCGACAATCGAATCCTAAGTCTCAAATTGAAATTAAACAACCTAATATGGCAAATCAATTACAATCAAAGGCTAAATCTGTTTATCAACTGAAAATCACGCTTAAAGATTTTAGTCCGCCAATCTGGAGACGGGTACAAGTCAACCGTTACATCACACTAGGAAAATTACATCAGATTATTCAATCATCGATGGGTTGGACGAATTCTCATCTGCATGGATTTTCAATTGGAGGAGTAGAGGGAGATGTTGCAAAAGTGTTGATATGA
- a CDS encoding Uma2 family endonuclease, whose protein sequence is MTTTTKKLNFAEFLQQYPDGKGIFELNVGRFLLFAFDDEIRRNNLSYITDKGILIKTSTCEGRERGRNPDVSVVSEVEWNSNVSCYAALTKPIQLAVEVVSTNWEDDYIDKLAEYQRLGIAEYWIVDYPSTQIVS, encoded by the coding sequence ATGACTACCACTACTAAAAAGCTAAATTTTGCCGAGTTTCTTCAGCAATACCCTGATGGCAAGGGCATTTTTGAGTTAAATGTAGGAAGATTTTTATTATTTGCTTTCGACGATGAAATTAGGCGCAATAATCTTAGCTATATTACTGATAAAGGCATACTAATCAAAACTTCCACCTGTGAGGGGCGAGAACGAGGTAGAAATCCTGATGTTAGTGTAGTTAGCGAGGTAGAGTGGAACTCCAATGTATCATGTTATGCAGCTTTAACTAAGCCGATCCAACTAGCGGTAGAAGTTGTTTCAACCAATTGGGAAGACGATTACATCGATAAATTGGCAGAATATCAGCGTTTAGGCATTGCAGAGTATTGGATTGTGGATTACCCCTCTACTCAAATTGTTTCTTAG
- a CDS encoding Gfo/Idh/MocA family protein, with protein MAQPNIHDRRNQPQPIRVGVIGVGNMGQHHTRVLSLLKDVELIGVSDINVERGLDTASKYRVRFFEDYQDLLPHIDAVCIAVPTYLHHSVGMICLEAGIHVLIEKPIAASIAEAESLVNAAAETGSILQVGHIERFNPAFQELSKVLKTEQLLAIEAHRMSPYSDRANDVSVVLDLMIHDIDLLLELANSPVVKLTASGSRACTAESVNFSANTKPRPYLDYVTATLGFANGIVATLTASKVTHCKIRRIAAHCKNSLTEADFLNNEILIHRQTTANCMTDYGQVLYRQDGLIEKVYTSNIEPLHAELEHFVNCVRGGNQPSVGGEQALKALRLASLIEQMALDGRAWKQSGIDTNSPSCDIVTV; from the coding sequence ATGGCACAACCAAACATTCATGATAGGCGCAATCAGCCTCAACCAATCCGCGTAGGCGTGATTGGAGTGGGGAATATGGGACAGCATCATACCCGCGTACTAAGTTTACTTAAAGATGTAGAGCTTATTGGGGTTTCGGATATCAATGTAGAAAGAGGACTCGATACTGCTAGTAAGTACCGAGTTCGTTTTTTTGAAGACTATCAAGATTTACTACCTCATATAGATGCAGTATGTATTGCAGTTCCCACTTATTTACATCATTCAGTGGGGATGATTTGCTTGGAAGCTGGCATTCATGTTTTGATCGAAAAGCCAATTGCTGCTAGTATTGCCGAAGCGGAATCATTGGTAAATGCTGCTGCTGAGACTGGGAGTATTTTACAAGTAGGTCATATTGAACGCTTTAATCCGGCTTTCCAAGAACTGAGCAAAGTTTTAAAAACCGAGCAATTGCTGGCGATAGAAGCTCATCGGATGAGTCCTTACTCCGATCGCGCCAATGATGTATCGGTAGTATTAGACTTAATGATTCATGATATTGATTTACTCTTAGAACTAGCCAATTCTCCGGTAGTGAAGTTAACAGCAAGCGGTAGCCGCGCCTGTACGGCTGAATCGGTCAACTTTTCGGCAAATACCAAACCACGCCCATATTTAGACTACGTTACAGCTACTCTGGGCTTTGCGAATGGGATTGTAGCAACCCTTACGGCTAGTAAAGTTACTCATTGCAAAATTCGCCGGATTGCGGCTCATTGCAAAAACTCGTTGACGGAAGCAGATTTTCTTAATAATGAAATATTGATACATCGGCAAACAACGGCTAATTGCATGACAGACTACGGTCAAGTGCTTTATCGTCAAGATGGTTTGATTGAAAAAGTTTACACCAGCAATATAGAACCGCTCCACGCAGAACTTGAGCATTTTGTCAACTGTGTAAGGGGTGGAAATCAGCCTTCAGTAGGGGGAGAACAAGCATTAAAAGCGCTGAGACTAGCAAGTTTAATTGAGCAGATGGCT